The genomic interval TAAGAAGATTGATGAAAATACAGCATCGGTTCCAGTGATGTCGCTATTTAGCAATGCCGACGACGAGGAGTTTGCTAAACGTTTGCTTCGCAAAACGGTTTTAAGGCATAAGGAAAACCTGGAACTTATTGATAAATTCACTGTTAACTGGGAGCTTGACCGAATAGCCGCAATGGATATTGCAATTATGGAAATGGCTATCACTGAAATTCTTGAATTCCCTACCATCCCTGTAAAGGTTAGCATGAATGAGTATATTGATATAGCCAAGTTCTATAGTACAGAGCAAAGCAACTCGTTTGTAAATGGTGTGCTCGATAAGGTAATCGCTCACCTGAAGGAGAATGGACAAATCCAGAAGCAGGGTAGGGGCTTGATTGGCGAAAACGACGAAAGTCTTTCACCCGAAAATATTAATTCATTTGAAGATGAGGATAACTAGCTTGCTTTTTGGTTTTACCGCTTTATTTGCAATATCGTGTGGTAGTAATAACAATCAGGGTTCAACTCAGGAGACTGACTCAACCCAACTAGCTGAGCTCACCTATGTTGAGGATTTTTTTGATGTAGGAACAATACACAGCGGTGAAATTGTTAGGCACTCGTTCCGCTTCAGAAATACTGGTAATGCGCCTCTAGTAGTTAAGGATATAATCCCATCGTGCGGATGCACAAAGGTTGATGTTACCAGCAGAATTCTTAAACCCGGCGAGGAGGCATCCGTTGAGGTGGTTTTTGATAGTAAAGGCTGGTTTGGTTCCCAGTATAAATCGGTTACTCTTAGAACCAATGGGGTTATTCGTGAAAAGTCAGTAACCCTCAAGGCAAATGTAGTACCCTAATTTTCAAAACATTTTACTAACTTTGTATGTTTATAAACCTGAAATTGTTAATTAATTAAAGTTGATAAAGTTATGATTACAAGTTTTATTACACTTCAAGCAACCCAGCAGGGTGCTAACCCGTTGATGACCTTCTTGATGTTTGGTCTCATCATTGTTGTTTTTTATTTTTTTATGATTAGGCCTCAAATGAAGCGCCAAAAGGAACTCCGTAAGTTTCAGGAGTCGCTTAAGAAAGGTGATAAGGTGATTATTGCCGGCGGTGTTTACGGTAAGGTTACCGAGGTTAAAGATGAGTATGTTTTGGTTGAAATTTCCAATAATGTTGAAGTAAAGGTTGCCAAGAGTACCATTATTCGTGATGTGACCGATATACAAACCCGATAAATATTCTCTTTACGAGGGATTCAAAGCTTAGTAAGAAGCTTTGAATCCTTTTTTATTTCAACTCGATAAACCCTAATAATTTTAGTACAACCTTAGGTTTTTTTACCAAGATAATTTACTTTTGGTTTCCAAAATCAATTGAATTATTCCCTGTGAATCAACAATCCATAAAAAAATACAATCAATTTTTCCAGCCCGATAAAATCCGCTTGAACAAGCGTGTATACATGTTTCTTTTCTTTCTGGTTATATCCATAATCCTTTGGTTACTTATTAAGTTAAGGTATGAGTACGTATCAACCATTACCTATAAAGTAAATTTATCCGAGTTGCCAGAAACTAAGGTGGCTTTAACATCCGATAGCCTAACGGTAACCCTTAGAGTAAAGGCTTTGGGGTATAATTTGTTAAGGTATAAGCTTTTTAAATATTACAAGCCACTATCAGTATCTGC from Tenuifilum sp. 4138str carries:
- a CDS encoding DUF1573 domain-containing protein, which translates into the protein MRITSLLFGFTALFAISCGSNNNQGSTQETDSTQLAELTYVEDFFDVGTIHSGEIVRHSFRFRNTGNAPLVVKDIIPSCGCTKVDVTSRILKPGEEASVEVVFDSKGWFGSQYKSVTLRTNGVIREKSVTLKANVVP
- the yajC gene encoding preprotein translocase subunit YajC; translated protein: MITSFITLQATQQGANPLMTFLMFGLIIVVFYFFMIRPQMKRQKELRKFQESLKKGDKVIIAGGVYGKVTEVKDEYVLVEISNNVEVKVAKSTIIRDVTDIQTR